A window from Plodia interpunctella isolate USDA-ARS_2022_Savannah chromosome 2, ilPloInte3.2, whole genome shotgun sequence encodes these proteins:
- the Spf30 gene encoding survival of motor neuron-related-splicing factor 30, translating to MAEDLRNYKLQLQQVEAALLTDPQNEELLKLKADLEEVIELTQDLIKTQDGDSKVTNIRGSSNDDDVTASLLAAEEAEAGERSYSSWRIGEKCLAKWRSDGMFYEAVIEEIGTESLKVKFDGYTTLETVAAGDIKAIGSGTKRPLSGDESKQGKGYNREYLKKKKQKKQQRFKQIEEERESEKNKWLSFHSKASKKAGVKGKSIFASPDNLTGRVGIGTCGISGRPMTEYTPGEKWKKGG from the exons ATGGCTGAAGATCTAAGGAATTATAAACTGCAACTTCAACAG GTGGAGGCTGCGCTACTGACAGATCCTCAAAATGAAGAGTTGCTGAAATTAAAAGCGGATTTAGAAGAAGTAATTGAGTTGACACAAGATCTTATTAAAACACAAGATGGTGACTCCAAAGTGACTAATATTCGTGGTTCTagtaatgatgatgatgttacAGCGTCGCTGTTGGCGGCTGAGGAAGCAGAGGCTGGAGAAAGGTCTTATTCTAGTTGGCGCATCGGCGAAAAATGCCTGGCCAAATGGAGATCAGATGGAAT GTTCTATGAAGCTGTCATTGAGGAGATAGGTacagaaagtttaaaagtgaAATTTGATGGTTACACTACATTAGAAACTGTGGCTGCTGGTGATATCAAAGCAATAGGATCAGGCACAAAGAGGCCTCTAAGTGGAGATGAAagcaa ACAGGGGAAGGGCTACAACAGggagtatttaaaaaagaaaaaacagaaaaaacaaCAAAGATTCAAACAAATCGAAGAAGAAAGGGAAagtgagaaaaataaatggctTTCTTTCCACTCGAAAGCATCCAAAAAGGCTGGAGTAAAAGGAAAGAGCATATTTGCTTCACCTGATAACTTGACTGGAAGAGTCGGCATTGGAACTTGTGGTATATCAGGAAGGCCCATGACAGAATATACTCCTGGTGAAAAATGGAAGAAAGGTGGTTAA
- the LOC128678131 gene encoding solute carrier family 12 member 8 has translation MDQNHTRRNDLDIDSFRGDLEPGLDRTRMRRQSGGFVDLGNESQYGTGGHQASGANEIFADIQGDIPWWKSNFFISQPVLFGTWDGVFTSCLINIFGVIVFLRSGWIVGQAGLVNAIFIVIFTVFVALISVLSAVGICERCRIESGGVYFLLAHTLGSRLGGALGIIYCFGQAVGCALNVFGFGESMATLVGADNTWAARGFAVAAVLLLGTINVAGVKWVIKLQFVLLLVILLAALDFFVGSFTMDTDAKFQGWLSGVISNNTWSNYQDDYTWFKCFGVFFPTITGILAGINMSGDLKNPSINIPNGSLAAISTGTFLYLMFIITLAATVTRDTLLSEFSIAADISAVKVLLLAGLYVSSMSSCLGAMYGTPRVLQSIANEKVIPGLQALGHGRGPNKVPIYSMVVVAIVTVTFIIIGDINKLAPIVTMPFLITYASIDYSYFALAQTFDLQHRREMRFQGHSQRDTHVYGATGSDLDLLFPERIRHKNVGDFTPSPTEPATLGGRRANAGVHSKNTNWYSHLCNRWLSLAGVAIKLLLMFLVHWAYALGCVLLLWLCWLYIGAANPAVKPGRASEFHFFHWLKISFLQAIGKRPLEYEQLVVTPVHADIPTQQERLNDDNEDFASRRRYHQSTALHGRLVDVYNDARPTLT, from the exons ATGGATCAAAATCATACCAGACGGAATGATTTGGATATTGATAGCTTTCGCGGTGATTTGGAACCAGGGCTTGACAGAACTCGTATGAGACGACAGTCGGGTGGTTTTGTGGATTTAGGCAATGAATCACAATATGGTACAGGTGGACATCAAGCTTCTGGCGCGAACGAGATATTTGCCGATATACAG GGTGATATTCCATGGTGGAAATCAAACTTTTTCATATCACAGCCTGTTCTATTTGGGACATGGGATGGAGTATTTACATCATGcctaattaacatttttggtGTGATTGTTTTTCTAAGATCGGGTTGGATTGTTGGACAAGCTGGCCTTGTAAATGCAAtattcatagtcatatttacAG taTTTGTGGCTCTGATCTCAGTACTTTCTGCTGTAGGAATATGTGAAAGATGTAGAATAGAAAGTGGTGGGGTTTACTTCTTACTGGCACATACACTTGGATCTAGGTTGGGCGGAGCTTTGGGCATCATCTATTGTTTTGGCCAG GCTGTCGGATGTGCCCTGAATGTGTTTGGTTTTGGAGAGTCAATGGCAACCTTAGTGGGTGCAGATAACACCTGGGCGGCGCGCGGGTTTGCCGTCGCAGCAGTCCTCTTATTGGGCACCATCAATGTGGCCGGAGTCAAATGGGTCATTAAACTGCAATTTGTACTTCTATTGGTCATACTTCTAGCTGCTCTCGACTTCTTTGTGGGTTCTTTCACTATGGACACAG atgcaaaatttcaaggttgGCTCAGTGGTGTGATAAGCAATAACACATGGTCAAATTACCAAGATGACTACACTTGGTTCAAATGTTTTGGTGTGTTCTTCCCCACCATCACTGGCATACTGGCGGGCATCAACATGAGTGGCGACTTGAAAAATCCCTCCATTAATATCCCAAATGGTTCATTGGCTGCGATTAGCACTGG CACATTCTTATAcctaatgtttataataacattagcGGCGACGGTGACTCGAGACACGCTGTTGAGCGAGTTCTCGATAGCGGCCGACATCTCCGCAGTGAAGGTGCTGCTGCTGGCCGGGCTCTACGTCAGCTCCATGAGCTCGTGCCTCGGAGCCATGTACGGGACCCCCCGGGTGCTGCAGAGCATTGCCAATGAGAAGGTCATCCCTGGGCTACAAGCCTTGGGGCATGgg AGAGGTCCGAATAAGGTGCCCATTTATTCCATGGTAGTAGTAGCTATAGTGACGGTGACGTTCATCATCATCGGCGACATCAACAAGCTCGCGCCCATCGTCACCATGCCCTTCCTCATCACCTACGCTAGCATTGACTACTCTTATTTTGCACTCGCTCAAACTTTTGATTTACAACATAGACGTGAAATGag gtTTCAGGGGCATTCGCAGCGAGATACACATGTATACGGTGCCACCGGCAGTGACCTTGATTTGTTGTTCCCGGAGAGGATACGGCATAAAAATGTTGGC GATTTCACGCCGTCGCCGACGGAGCCGGCCACACTGGGTGGGCGCAGAGCCAACGCCGGCGTGCACTCCAAGAACACCAACTGGTACTCGCATCTCTGCAACCGCTGGCTGTCGCTCGCTGGG GTGGCAATAAAGCTGCTGCTGATGTTCCTGGTGCACTGGGCGTACGCGCTGGGCTGCGTGCTGCTGCTGTGGCTGTGCTGGCTCTATATCGGCGCCGCCAACCCCGCCGTCAAGCCCGGCCGGGCTTCCGAGTTCCACTTCTTCCACTGGCTCAAAATTTCCTTCTTGCAGGCTATTgg AAAACGTCCTCTGGAATATGAGCAGCTGGTGGTGACGCCGGTGCACGCGGACATCCCGACGCAGCAGGAGCGCCTCAACGACGACAACGAGGACTTCGCCTCGCGCCGCCGCTACCACCAGTCCACGGCGCTGCACGGCCGGCTGGTGGACGTCTACAACGACGCTAGACCCACTTTGACGTAG